In one Ursus arctos isolate Adak ecotype North America unplaced genomic scaffold, UrsArc2.0 scaffold_118, whole genome shotgun sequence genomic region, the following are encoded:
- the LOC130543386 gene encoding protocadherin beta-16-like produces the protein MEIGWMHYLRQRQVLVFFVLLSMFGVGAELEPYSVAEEMEIGSFVANLGKDLGLGLTELSTRGARIISQGNKEYLQLKVQTGDLLINEKLDREELCGSTDPCLLYFQLLMEKPLEVFQAELRVEDINDHSPVFTEREMILKIPENSPLGIAFPLSNALDLDVGSNNVQNYKISPNSHFRVLTRKLSDGRMYPELVLEEELDREEEPEIVLTLTALDGGSPPRYGTAQVRIEVVDSNDNAPEFGQPIYKVHIPENSPVGSLVVTVSASDLDSGIYGKISYTLFQPSEDISKTLEVNPVTGEIRLKKQVDFETVLSYEVDIKATDGGGLSGKCTLLLQVVDVNDNPPEVTMSALTSPIPENSPEIVVAVFSVSDPDSGDNGKTISSIQGDLPFLLKPSVKNFYTLVTERPLDREERAQYNITITVTDLGTPRLKTQHNLTVMVSDVNDNAPAFSQSSYTLRVLENNSPALHIGSVSATDRDAGANAQVTYSLLLPPHDPHLPLASLVSINADNGQLFALRALDYEALQAFEFGVRAADRGSPALSSQALVRVLVVDANDNAPFVLYPLQNGSAPCTELVPRAAEAGYLVTKVVAVDGDSGQNAWLSYQLLKATEPGLFGVWAHNGEVRTARLLSERDAVKHRLLVLVKDNGEPPLSASVTLHVLLVDGFSQPYLPLPDVAAAEARADPLTVYLVIALASVSSLFLVSVLVFVAVRLCRRSRAASGGGCSVPEGPFAGHLVDVSGTGTLSHSYQYEVCLRGGSGTGEFKFLKPIIPSFLGLGEERISEGNPNFRDNFEFN, from the coding sequence ATGGAGATTGGATGGATGCATTATCTGAGACAAAGGCAAgtccttgttttctttgttttgctgagCATGTTTGGGGTGGGTGCCGAGTTAGAGCCCTATTCAGTAGCGGAAGAAATGGAAATAGGCTCCTTTGTGGCAAATCTAGGAAAAGATCTGGGGTTGGGATTGACAGAGCTGTCCACCCGAGGGGCTCGGATCATTTCTCAGGGGAACAAAGAGTATTTGCAGCTCAAGGTTCAGACTGGGGATTTGCTCATAAATGAGAAACTAGATCGAGAGGAGCTATGTGGTTCAACTGACCCTTGCTTactgtattttcaacttttaatggAAAAACCCTTAGAGGTATTTCAGGCTGAACTGAGGGTGGAAGACATAAATGACCATTCTCCCGTGTTCACTGAAAGAGAAATGATTCTAAAAATACCGGAAAACAGTCCTCTAGGAATTGCATTCCCTCTGAGTAATGCTCTGGACTTGGATGTAGGAAGCAACAATGttcaaaactataaaatcagCCCCAATTCCCATTTCCGGGTTCTAACCCGCAAACTCAGTGATGGCAGAATGTACCCCGAGCTGGTGTTGGAAGAAGAGCTGGACAGGGAGGAAGAGCCTGAAATCGTATTAACCCTGACGGCGCTGGATGGCGGCTCTCCACCTCGGTATGGGACAGCGCAAGTGCGCATTGAAGTGGTGGACAGCAACGATAATGCCCCTGAGTTTGGGCAGCCCATCTACAAGGTGCATATTCCTGAGAACAGCCCGGTAGGCTCCCTCGTTGTCACTGTTTCTGCCAGCGATTTAGACAGCGGAATCTATGGAAAAATATCCTACACACTCTTTCAGCCTTCAGAAGATATCAGCAAAACTTTGGAAGTAAATCCTGTAACAGGAGAAATTCGACTGAAAAAGCAAGTAGATTTTGAAACAGTTTTATCCTATGAAGTAGACATCAAGGCCACTGATGGCGGAGGTCTATCAGGAAAATGCACTCTTCTCCTCCAGGTAGTGGATGTGAATGACAATCCTCCAGAAGTGACCATGTCTGCACTTACCAGTCCCATCCCAGAGAACTCACCTGAGATTGTAGTTGCTGTTTTCAGTGTTTCAGATCCTGATTCTGGGGACAACGGGAAGACCATTTCCTCTATCCAGGGtgaccttccttttcttctaaaaCCTTCAGTCAAGAACTTTTACACCTTGGTAACAGAGAGACCACTAGACAGAGAAGAAAGAGCCCAGTAcaacatcaccatcaccgtcaccgACCTGGGCACCCCCAGGCTGAAAACCCAGCACAACTTAACAGTGATGGTGTCTGACGTCAACGACAACGCCCCCGCCTTCAGCCAAAGCTCCTACACCCTGCGGGTCCTCGAGAACAACAGCCCCGCCCTGCACATCGGCAGCGTGAGCGCCACCGACAGAGACGCGGGCGCCAACGCCCAGGTCACCTActcgctgctgctgccgccccacGACCCGCACCTGCCCCTGGCCTCGCTGGTGTCCATCAACGCGGACAACGGGCAGCTGTTCGCGCTCAGGGCGCTGGATTACGAGGCGCTGCAGGCGTTCGAGTTCGGCGTGCGCGCGGCCGACCGCGGCTCGCCCGCGCTCAGCAGCCAGGCGCTGGTGCGCGTGCTGGTGGTGGACGCCAACGACAACGCGCCCTTCGTGCTGTACCCGCTGCAGAACGGCTCGGCGCCCTGCACCGAGCTGGTGCCCAGGGCGGCCGAGGCGGGCTACCTGGTGACCAAGGTGGTGGCGGTGGACGGCGACTCGGGCCAGAACGCCTGGCTGTCGTACCAGCTGCTCAAGGCCACGGAGCCCGGGCTGTTCGGCGTGTGGGCGCACAACGGCGAGGTGCGCACGGCCCGGCTGCTGAGCGAGCGCGACGCCGTCAAGCACAGGCTGCTGGTGCTGGTCAAGGACAATGGCGAGCCGCCGCTGTCGGCCAGCGTCACGCTGCACGTGCTGCTGGTGGACGGCTTCTCGCAGCCCTACCTGCCGCTGCCGGACGTGGCGGCGGCCGAGGCCCGGGCCGACCCGCTCACCGTCTACTTGGTCATCGCCTTGGCGTCGGTGTCGTCGCTCTTCCTGGTGTCGGTGCTGGTGTTCGTGGCGGTGCGGCTGTGCAGGCGGAGCCGGGCGGCGTCGGGGGGCGGCTGCTCGGTGCCCGAGGGCCCGTTTGCGGGCCACCTGGTGGACGTCAGCGGCACGGGGACCCTGTCCCACAGCTACCAGTATGAGGTGTGTCTGAGGGGAGGCTCAGGGACCGGCGAGTTCAAGTTTCTCAAGCCCATTATCCCCAGTTTCCTTGGTCTGGGTGAGGAGAGGATTAGTGAAGGAAACCCCAATTTCAGGGATAACTTTGAATTCAATTAA